A DNA window from Nerophis lumbriciformis linkage group LG03, RoL_Nlum_v2.1, whole genome shotgun sequence contains the following coding sequences:
- the LOC133576032 gene encoding olfactory receptor class A-like protein 1, producing MDLCVTVKGVSFLLQTGMGILGNTVVLLAYAHIIFTKSKLLPVDMILCHLAFANLVLLLTRGVPQTMMVFGRTNLLNDPGCKVVIFSYRISRALSVCLTCMLSVFQAVTIAPGLSRLKSGLHCLVFPTFAGLWLLNSAIYFQTFFSALAPRNGTIPAFTLNVGFCLVDFKNSLNYLIKGVLVSGRDFSFVALMVASSGYILLLLHHHSRQVRAIRRSQGSGVETRAAKTVVTLVVLYVVFFGIENMIWIYMLTEAKMSPAVADMKVFFSSCYASLSPYFIMSSNKKVKAKVLCAFEQDQPASMDTQESRDK from the coding sequence ATGGACCTGTGTGTGACCGTCAAAGGCGTCTCTTTCCTCTTGCAGACAGGTATGGGCATCTTGGGGAACACCGTGGTCCTGCTGGCCTACGCCCACATCATCTTTACGAAGTCCAAGCTGCTTCCTGTGGACATGATCCTGTGCCACCTAGCCTTTGCCAACCTTGTGCTCCTGCTGACCCGCGGCGTCCCCCAGACCATGATGGTCTTCGGCCGCACTAACCTGCTCAATGATCCGGGCTGCAAGGTGGTCATTTTCAGCTATCGCATCAGCCGGGCGTTGTCCGTGTGCCTCACCTGCATGCTCAGTGTGTTCCAGGCGGTGACCATCGCCCCAGGCTTGTCCAGACTGAAGTCTGGCCTTCACTGCCTGGTCTTCCCCACCTTTGCAGGACTCTGGTTACTCAACTCAGCCATATACTTTCAAACCTTTTTTAGTGCTCTAGCTCCACGGAATGGCACCATCCCCGCCTTTACACTCAACGTGGGCTTCTGCCTTGTGGACTTCAAAAACAGCCTGAACTACCTCATCAAGGGGGTTTTGGTTTCCGGAAGGGATTTTTCCTTCGTGGCCCTGATGGTGGCCTCCAGCGGTTACATCCTGCTGCTGCTCCACCACCACAGCCGCCAGGTGAGAGCAATCCGTCGCTCCCAAGGCAGCGGGGTTGAGACCCGAGCAGCAAAGACGGTGGTTACCCTGGTGGTCCTGTACGTCGTCTTCTTTGGGATCGAGAACATGATCTGGATCTACATGCTGACCGAGGCCAAGATGTCCCCGGCGGTGGCTGACATGAAGGTGTTCTTCTCCTCCTGCTATGCTTCCCTCAGCCCGTACTTCATCATGTCCTCCAACAAAAAGGTCAAGGCCAAAGTTCTGTGTGCGTTTGAGCAAGACCAACCAGCATCCATGGACACTCAGGAGTCACGTGATAAATGA